A stretch of the Porifericola rhodea genome encodes the following:
- a CDS encoding ribonuclease H-like domain-containing protein, with protein sequence MTQDLNLNNLLFVDIETVSAKPDFNELDEVLKEEWSRKASNLKNREELSVEEMYFSRAGIYAEYGKVVVISVGIFHTLENDETELRIKCISGDNESEILQNFKETVLKFDQAKLRLCAHNGKEFDIPFLCRRMLINGIELPPSMNIAGKKSWEIPHLDTMEMWKFGDYKSYTTLELLAVLFSVNAVNEEAIKASDINRIYYEEQDINKIARFCKRNVSMLAQVFLHLQSLEPIKQENINVV encoded by the coding sequence TTGTAGATATTGAGACAGTATCTGCTAAGCCTGACTTTAACGAGCTTGATGAGGTGCTAAAAGAGGAGTGGAGCAGAAAAGCTTCTAACCTCAAAAACCGCGAAGAGCTTAGCGTAGAAGAAATGTACTTTAGCCGTGCAGGTATCTATGCAGAGTATGGCAAGGTGGTCGTAATTTCAGTTGGCATCTTCCATACTCTGGAAAATGATGAAACGGAATTACGGATCAAATGCATTTCTGGTGATAATGAAAGCGAGATTCTGCAAAACTTTAAGGAGACGGTACTTAAATTTGATCAGGCAAAGCTTAGGTTGTGTGCGCATAATGGTAAAGAATTTGACATTCCTTTCCTTTGCCGTCGTATGCTGATTAATGGTATAGAGCTGCCCCCTTCTATGAATATAGCCGGCAAAAAGTCGTGGGAAATTCCCCACCTGGATACTATGGAAATGTGGAAGTTTGGAGACTATAAAAGCTATACGACCCTGGAACTGCTTGCCGTTTTGTTTAGTGTTAATGCAGTAAACGAAGAAGCCATTAAAGCCAGTGATATCAATCGTATTTATTATGAGGAGCAGGACATTAATAAAATCGCTCGCTTCTGTAAAAGGAATGTATCTATGCTAGCCCAGGTCTTTCTTCACCTTCAATCTTTAGAGCCAATTAAGCAGGAAAATATTAATGTGGTTTAG
- the rnr gene encoding ribonuclease R, which translates to MPKKRNNQKTRSRSKKQQFSKEQLAFQALSLLDANLTKAYSPRQIARRLNINDKASKNALPNILYKLEEEGKVKKILNGKYQTTAEPKILLGKVDFVNPRFAFIICEELEQDIKVDADYLQNALDGDIVKVLSFGPGTSEKRPEGEVIEIVERTKQEFVGRVEMSNRFAFVVPDSRKMHHDIFVRLDELKGAKNNDKVIVKLNQWPTEDKSPVGTVVKVLGPAGENNAEIHSIMAEFDLPFEFPHDVEEETSKIKFKLTQKELAKRRDFREVTTFTIDPVDAKDFDDALSIQKLEDDVWEIGVHIADVTHYLQEDTALEREAQDRATSVYLVDRVIPMLPEKLSNDLCSLRPNEDRLTFSAVFKMDKNAKVKDVWLGRTVIHSDRRFAYEDAQERIESGKGDYAEEVVLLNNLAKKLRNERFAKGAVNFETTEVRFKLDDAGNPLEVVPKIRKDAHKMIEEFMLLANKKVAEFVYHYKKRKEKNTFVYRVHDYPDITKIQEFSEFAQRFGYKLHTSDDAISASLNELMAAVEGKPEQDILQQLAIRTMAKAKYTTEAKGHFGLAFEHYAHFTSPIRRYPDVMVHRLLQKYLDGVEIDEREQYEKKAEHSSEREKRAADAERASIKYKQVQYMQQFGTDRVFEGIVSGVTEWGVFVEMIETHCEGMVRMAEMDDDYYEYDAKNFRIIGQRRKRIIALGDKLKVRVIKTDMDRRTIDLEFVK; encoded by the coding sequence ATGCCAAAAAAAAGAAATAATCAAAAGACCCGTTCGCGGTCAAAAAAACAGCAATTCAGTAAAGAGCAGCTGGCATTTCAGGCGCTAAGCCTACTAGATGCTAACCTCACCAAGGCTTATTCGCCTCGCCAGATCGCTCGTAGACTTAACATCAACGATAAAGCTTCCAAAAATGCTCTTCCTAATATCTTATATAAACTGGAAGAAGAGGGTAAGGTCAAAAAAATTCTTAACGGTAAGTACCAGACAACTGCTGAGCCCAAAATTTTGCTGGGTAAGGTTGATTTTGTAAACCCTCGTTTTGCCTTTATCATTTGCGAAGAGTTAGAGCAAGATATAAAGGTAGATGCCGACTACCTGCAAAACGCTCTGGATGGTGATATCGTTAAGGTGCTTTCCTTTGGCCCGGGTACCAGCGAGAAGCGTCCAGAAGGAGAGGTGATAGAAATTGTAGAGCGCACCAAGCAGGAGTTTGTAGGTAGAGTAGAAATGTCTAATCGCTTTGCTTTTGTAGTACCCGATAGCCGTAAAATGCATCACGATATTTTTGTGCGCCTGGACGAACTTAAGGGCGCCAAAAACAACGATAAGGTAATAGTAAAACTAAACCAATGGCCTACCGAAGATAAAAGCCCGGTGGGTACGGTTGTAAAAGTACTGGGGCCTGCTGGCGAAAACAATGCAGAAATACACTCTATTATGGCGGAGTTTGATCTGCCATTTGAGTTTCCGCACGATGTAGAAGAAGAAACTAGCAAAATTAAATTTAAGCTTACCCAGAAAGAGCTGGCAAAGCGCCGTGACTTTCGGGAAGTCACTACCTTTACTATAGACCCAGTAGACGCTAAAGACTTTGACGACGCGCTATCTATTCAAAAGCTGGAAGACGATGTATGGGAGATTGGTGTACACATTGCTGACGTAACTCATTATTTGCAGGAAGATACTGCTCTGGAGCGAGAAGCGCAGGATCGTGCTACTTCAGTTTATCTGGTAGATAGAGTTATACCTATGTTGCCAGAAAAACTGTCAAACGATTTATGCTCGCTACGTCCAAATGAGGACCGTCTCACCTTTTCAGCGGTATTTAAAATGGATAAGAATGCCAAAGTAAAAGATGTATGGCTAGGGCGTACAGTAATCCACTCCGACCGCAGATTTGCTTACGAAGACGCGCAGGAGAGAATAGAAAGCGGAAAAGGAGACTATGCGGAAGAGGTAGTTTTGCTAAATAACCTGGCTAAAAAACTTAGAAATGAACGCTTTGCCAAAGGTGCCGTAAACTTTGAGACTACCGAAGTGCGCTTTAAGCTGGATGATGCCGGTAACCCACTGGAGGTAGTGCCCAAAATCCGTAAAGATGCGCATAAGATGATAGAAGAGTTTATGCTGCTCGCCAATAAAAAAGTAGCTGAATTTGTTTACCACTATAAGAAGCGCAAAGAGAAAAATACTTTCGTATACCGTGTACACGACTACCCTGACATTACTAAAATTCAGGAGTTTTCTGAGTTTGCGCAGCGCTTTGGTTACAAACTGCATACTTCTGATGATGCTATTTCAGCCTCTCTTAATGAGCTTATGGCGGCGGTAGAAGGTAAACCGGAACAGGACATTTTGCAGCAACTGGCTATTCGTACTATGGCCAAGGCAAAATATACCACCGAAGCTAAAGGTCACTTTGGGTTGGCGTTTGAACATTATGCGCACTTTACTTCGCCTATTCGCCGCTACCCGGATGTAATGGTGCACCGTTTATTACAAAAATACCTGGATGGGGTAGAGATAGACGAAAGAGAGCAGTACGAGAAAAAGGCAGAGCACTCTTCGGAGCGAGAAAAAAGAGCTGCCGATGCAGAAAGAGCATCTATTAAATATAAGCAGGTACAATACATGCAGCAGTTTGGGACAGATCGGGTATTTGAGGGTATTGTTTCTGGTGTAACCGAATGGGGTGTGTTTGTGGAAATGATAGAAACCCACTGCGAAGGTATGGTGCGTATGGCAGAAATGGATGACGATTATTACGAGTACGATGCTAAAAACTTCAGAATTATTGGGCAACGTCGTAAGCGCATTATCGCTTTAGGTGATAAACTAAAAGTAAGAGTTATCAAAACGGATATGGATCGCCGTACCATAGACCTTGAATTTGTAAAATAG
- a CDS encoding DUF421 domain-containing protein produces the protein MNIPDLFWDGSGPILRIIIVGSLTYFGIVLLLRSTGKRTLTNMSAFDFIVTLAIGSTFGRVLTAKDVTISEGLTAFLLLIMLQYLVTSLGTRFKLFSKLVSSSPTLLYYQGEYLKKNMKKERVSEKDLLSAVRRSQLNSLDEVEAIIMESEGSVSVIKKTLNQSPTTLSYKHILDE, from the coding sequence ATGAATATTCCCGACTTATTTTGGGATGGGAGCGGCCCCATCTTACGAATTATTATAGTAGGCTCATTAACTTACTTTGGTATTGTACTCTTGCTCAGGTCTACGGGCAAGAGAACATTAACCAATATGAGTGCTTTTGACTTTATAGTGACGCTCGCTATAGGTTCAACTTTTGGGCGGGTGCTCACTGCCAAAGATGTTACTATCTCCGAAGGGTTAACGGCCTTCTTACTCCTCATAATGCTTCAGTATCTGGTAACTTCTCTGGGTACACGCTTTAAATTATTCTCCAAACTTGTTTCTTCTTCACCTACACTACTTTATTATCAGGGAGAATATCTGAAGAAAAATATGAAAAAAGAGCGCGTAAGTGAGAAAGACCTTTTAAGCGCTGTTAGGAGAAGTCAGCTTAATAGTTTAGATGAAGTGGAGGCCATTATTATGGAAAGTGAAGGCTCTGTTTCAGTCATCAAAAAAACACTGAACCAAAGTCCTACCACCCTATCATACAAACATATCTTAGATGAATGA
- a CDS encoding sensor histidine kinase, producing MSISFIQRKRSSFFFLLFLVFYSLQACQPFDSQPPGAKQGILDLRSWNFEMQGTVKLNGEWAFYWNQLVHASDKTEKISSNEYFISLPSSWNGYVYHGQQLKGLGFATYHLRILLPKDIQELALMLNTSSTAMALFQEDSLIYQAGQVGTTAVSSRPEYAPDFVRVQSKGKEELNLYLQVSNFHFRRGGAWTPLVLGKFTDVRRKWLLEVGLDFFLAGSIFIMALYHLGYYFLRKEDIAHLIFGLASFVIFIRIISTGQSIIRFLFPTDWVWMLRLELLSFYIFVPLFTYFLYLLFPKLIPRLLVMLSAIIGFLFSLFVLVSNSLSFSYTVVPYQLVTIIISLMMIYQLMRNYHHNIPGYRIFIFGLLIFFFTFINDLLYANDIISTGFIISIGLLIFILCQSLILSLRVSQAIYNLKRANEVLTIQNDTIQKQNTELIQLNKELDVFVYRTSHDLRAPLTSTLGLIEVLKMEENPERFRQYLDLQEQSLNKLDNFIQDILNYSRNTRLDVASEPVDFQALTEEVFSLYQHLDNYELMDKRLSINQEHEFYSDKNRINIVLNNLVSNAFRYYNPREPFPFIEVQIVTYENEAQITVKDNGLGIDEKHHKKIFDMFYRASNHAKGTGLGLFIVQESVQKLKGELKLKSQPGEGSTFIIHIPNNKRNGSLNNIH from the coding sequence ATGAGTATATCTTTCATACAAAGGAAGAGATCATCGTTTTTTTTTCTACTTTTTTTAGTCTTCTACTCATTACAAGCATGTCAGCCTTTTGACTCTCAGCCGCCTGGTGCAAAGCAGGGAATATTAGATTTAAGATCGTGGAACTTTGAAATGCAGGGCACGGTAAAGCTCAACGGGGAGTGGGCGTTTTACTGGAATCAATTGGTACACGCTTCAGATAAAACAGAGAAAATCTCTTCTAACGAGTATTTTATCAGCCTGCCCTCTAGTTGGAATGGCTATGTCTATCATGGACAGCAACTTAAGGGGCTGGGCTTTGCTACTTACCATCTGCGTATATTGCTTCCCAAAGACATTCAAGAGCTAGCCCTGATGCTTAATACCTCATCCACTGCCATGGCTCTCTTTCAGGAAGACTCCCTGATTTACCAGGCTGGCCAGGTGGGTACTACAGCAGTAAGCTCTCGTCCGGAGTACGCACCAGATTTTGTGAGGGTACAAAGCAAAGGAAAAGAAGAGCTCAACCTCTACCTGCAGGTATCAAATTTTCATTTCCGTAGGGGGGGGGCCTGGACACCTCTCGTTTTGGGAAAGTTTACCGATGTACGCAGGAAGTGGTTACTTGAAGTAGGCTTGGATTTTTTTTTGGCAGGCAGCATTTTTATTATGGCACTTTATCACCTGGGATATTATTTCTTAAGAAAAGAAGATATAGCTCATCTTATTTTTGGACTTGCTTCATTTGTAATTTTTATCCGTATAATTAGTACAGGACAGTCTATCATCAGATTTTTGTTTCCTACAGATTGGGTGTGGATGCTAAGGCTAGAACTATTGAGCTTCTACATATTTGTCCCACTCTTTACTTATTTTCTCTACCTTCTTTTCCCAAAACTAATTCCCAGACTGCTGGTAATGCTGAGTGCAATAATTGGCTTTCTTTTCTCTCTTTTTGTACTCGTAAGCAACTCCCTGTCCTTCTCCTATACAGTTGTTCCATATCAGCTAGTAACAATTATTATAAGCCTTATGATGATTTATCAACTCATGAGGAACTACCATCATAATATCCCCGGCTATAGAATTTTTATATTTGGCCTCCTCATATTCTTTTTTACATTTATTAATGATTTGCTATATGCCAACGATATTATATCTACTGGCTTTATTATTTCTATCGGTTTATTAATTTTTATCCTTTGCCAGTCATTGATACTTTCTCTGCGCGTATCTCAAGCTATTTACAACCTTAAGCGTGCCAATGAAGTTCTGACCATACAGAATGATACGATACAAAAGCAGAATACGGAGTTGATACAACTTAATAAAGAGCTGGATGTATTTGTGTACCGCACCTCGCATGACCTCAGAGCCCCACTAACTTCTACCCTTGGCCTTATTGAAGTGTTGAAGATGGAAGAAAATCCGGAGCGTTTCAGGCAGTATCTGGACCTACAGGAACAATCTCTGAACAAGCTGGACAATTTTATACAGGATATTCTCAATTATTCGCGCAATACACGCCTGGATGTAGCCAGTGAACCTGTAGATTTTCAGGCCCTGACGGAAGAAGTATTTTCGCTATACCAGCACCTTGACAATTATGAGCTTATGGACAAGCGCTTAAGCATAAACCAGGAGCATGAGTTTTACAGTGATAAAAATCGTATCAACATAGTACTGAACAATCTGGTTTCTAATGCTTTTCGCTACTACAATCCTCGAGAGCCTTTTCCTTTTATTGAAGTTCAAATAGTAACCTATGAAAATGAAGCCCAGATTACAGTTAAGGACAATGGCTTAGGAATTGATGAAAAGCATCATAAAAAGATTTTTGATATGTTTTATCGGGCCAGTAACCATGCTAAAGGAACCGGGCTAGGCTTATTTATCGTGCAGGAGTCCGTTCAGAAACTGAAAGGAGAACTTAAGTTAAAATCTCAGCCTGGCGAGGGGAGCACATTCATCATTCATATACCTAATAACAAACGAAACGGCTCACTTAACAATATCCATTAA
- a CDS encoding polyprenyl synthetase family protein — MNAQVKENIQKINQRLEAYEFGHEPTALYEPIRYILSLGGKRLRPLLTLLAYQLYHEGEIDDDVLLPALSIEVFHNFTLMHDDIMDKAPLRRGKPSVHEKWNANVAILSGDVMLVKAYDLLLGVAPEKLTHVLRAFNHCAAEVCEGQQWDMNFESRTQVSEEEYLQMIRLKTAVLLGLSLQLGGMLAGASEQDCGLLYEFGVNIGTSFQLKDDLLDVYADQAKFGKQVGGDIIVNKKTFLLITALESANAAQKAELEEWISRQEFDKEEKVAAVKAIYDALNIRQLTERKMNEYFDLGLQKLQQISVNPDKRENLRQFAEQLMAREK, encoded by the coding sequence ATGAACGCTCAGGTAAAGGAAAACATCCAGAAAATAAATCAACGCTTAGAAGCGTATGAGTTTGGCCATGAACCCACCGCTCTTTACGAGCCCATCCGCTATATTTTAAGCCTGGGAGGCAAAAGGCTCCGTCCTCTGCTAACCTTACTGGCTTATCAGCTATACCACGAAGGTGAAATTGATGATGACGTATTGCTTCCGGCTCTTTCTATAGAAGTCTTCCATAATTTTACGCTTATGCATGACGACATTATGGACAAAGCCCCGCTGAGGAGAGGAAAGCCAAGTGTACACGAAAAATGGAATGCTAATGTAGCTATCCTTTCTGGAGATGTAATGCTGGTCAAAGCGTATGACTTACTGTTGGGTGTAGCACCAGAGAAGCTAACCCATGTGCTGCGCGCCTTTAATCATTGTGCCGCGGAAGTATGCGAAGGCCAGCAGTGGGATATGAACTTTGAAAGCCGCACCCAGGTATCAGAAGAGGAGTACCTGCAAATGATTCGTCTTAAAACTGCTGTACTCTTAGGTTTGAGCCTGCAACTGGGAGGAATGCTGGCAGGTGCTTCGGAGCAGGATTGCGGTTTGCTCTATGAGTTTGGTGTCAATATAGGAACAAGCTTTCAGCTCAAAGATGACCTCTTGGATGTGTATGCAGACCAGGCAAAATTTGGTAAGCAGGTAGGTGGTGATATTATTGTAAACAAAAAAACCTTTCTGCTGATCACTGCTTTGGAGAGTGCCAATGCTGCTCAGAAAGCAGAATTAGAGGAGTGGATATCCAGACAGGAATTTGACAAAGAAGAAAAAGTTGCGGCAGTAAAGGCTATTTATGATGCGTTGAATATCAGGCAGCTTACAGAACGAAAAATGAATGAATATTTTGACCTGGGATTACAAAAGCTGCAACAAATCAGTGTAAATCCCGATAAAAGAGAAAACCTGCGACAATTTGCTGAGCAGCTTATGGCTCGCGAAAAATAA
- a CDS encoding rhomboid family intramembrane serine protease: protein MDSVTIILIAVSVAASFYAWNKPEVMYKWIFNPYSVYTKKEYWRFITSGFIHQDYMHLFFNMFTLYFFGSVIEQYYTYLFGDTTGIIMYVGMFLVAIVVSDIATYIKHRNDPSYNSLGASGGVAAVVFSSIMFDPTGKIYIFALLPVPGFILGALFLLYSYQRSKQIRDRINHDAHLYGALFGLLFTIIIEPNVIGHFIREVSNFSLF from the coding sequence ATGGATTCAGTTACAATAATACTTATAGCCGTTTCGGTAGCCGCCAGTTTCTACGCATGGAACAAACCTGAAGTGATGTACAAATGGATTTTTAACCCTTACTCTGTGTATACCAAAAAAGAGTATTGGCGTTTTATTACCTCCGGTTTCATTCATCAGGACTATATGCACCTCTTTTTTAACATGTTTACGCTCTATTTTTTTGGTAGCGTCATAGAGCAGTATTATACCTATCTGTTTGGTGATACTACTGGCATCATCATGTATGTGGGCATGTTTCTGGTAGCCATAGTGGTGTCTGATATTGCTACTTATATCAAGCATAGAAATGATCCTTCTTACAACTCTCTGGGCGCCTCAGGTGGTGTAGCAGCTGTAGTCTTTAGCTCAATTATGTTTGACCCTACCGGCAAGATATACATCTTTGCGCTTCTGCCAGTACCGGGCTTCATACTGGGAGCTTTGTTTCTATTATACTCTTACCAACGCTCCAAACAAATACGTGATCGTATCAACCATGATGCTCACCTTTACGGCGCTCTTTTCGGCTTATTATTTACAATTATTATTGAACCCAACGTAATCGGGCACTTCATTAGAGAAGTCTCAAACTTTAGCTTGTTTTAA
- a CDS encoding mechanosensitive ion channel family protein produces MPHILFIWLLLAAHPFQLLLQDTVDMRLPLPSRQIVSLAQDSLQQNMKDSVPSGTSAIDSVGSLPVQIRTNTIVIQADTILGRERPLIDLDKEEESGGEEESTPEALRKISLGKIFWSFIIFGLGYFMIRFATQLLELFSERSTNYRITIKGLIPVIRILGWVVVIFIIITGVIRPEIEAVLALTASVGVAVGFASQDVLKNIFGGVVILLDTPFKVGDKIEIGSFYGEVVEIGLRSTRIVTPDDSLVSIPNGELMNQSVSNSNAGALDCQVVAEIFLPLDVDTERVRKIATESAQTSKYVYLNKPIAVLFFNEVKERRSYLKMRLKAYVMDIRYEFAFKSELTEIVIRELLKENIISRDDFK; encoded by the coding sequence ATGCCGCACATACTTTTCATCTGGCTACTGCTGGCAGCGCACCCCTTTCAGCTGCTACTACAAGACACGGTAGATATGAGGCTACCGCTGCCCAGTCGGCAGATTGTAAGCCTTGCTCAGGACTCCCTACAGCAAAATATGAAGGATAGTGTGCCTAGCGGTACCTCTGCTATAGATAGTGTAGGTAGTCTGCCTGTACAGATCAGGACTAATACCATCGTTATTCAGGCAGATACCATCTTGGGTAGAGAGAGGCCACTGATAGATTTGGACAAGGAGGAGGAAAGTGGAGGAGAAGAGGAGTCTACCCCTGAAGCTCTAAGGAAAATTTCTTTAGGAAAAATATTCTGGAGCTTCATCATCTTTGGCTTAGGCTATTTTATGATCCGTTTTGCTACCCAGCTTTTAGAGTTGTTTTCAGAACGGAGCACAAACTACCGTATCACTATCAAAGGGCTGATTCCAGTAATCAGAATTTTAGGCTGGGTAGTCGTCATTTTTATAATTATTACCGGGGTAATCAGGCCAGAGATAGAGGCAGTACTTGCCTTAACAGCTTCGGTAGGTGTAGCTGTAGGTTTTGCCTCACAGGATGTACTGAAGAACATCTTTGGGGGAGTAGTTATTCTGTTGGATACTCCTTTTAAAGTGGGAGATAAAATAGAAATTGGCTCTTTTTATGGCGAAGTGGTAGAGATTGGACTACGCTCCACGCGTATTGTTACTCCAGACGATTCTCTGGTGTCTATACCTAACGGAGAGCTGATGAATCAGTCTGTGTCCAACAGCAATGCCGGTGCGCTGGATTGCCAGGTGGTAGCCGAAATATTTTTGCCGTTGGATGTTGATACCGAGCGGGTTAGAAAAATCGCAACGGAGTCTGCCCAGACCTCCAAATACGTTTATCTTAACAAACCCATCGCTGTGCTGTTTTTTAATGAGGTAAAGGAAAGAAGGTCTTACCTCAAAATGCGTCTAAAAGCCTATGTCATGGATATTCGGTATGAGTTTGCTTTTAAAAGCGAGCTAACAGAAATTGTGATTCGTGAACTTCTCAAAGAAAATATCATCAGTCGTGATGACTTCAAATAG
- a CDS encoding SAM-dependent methyltransferase, translating into MEKGSAKEWFDEWFDSPYYHILYKNRDLSEAKAFVDRLCSFFGCSPAKHVLDLACGKGRYSLQLRDRGMVVTGVDLSAQSIAYARQFEDDYLHFDVHDMRKVYKKDTFDIVLNLFTSFGYFSTNEENQQAIIAAAQSLKPGGQMLIDFLNTPKTIKELEADDVKTIEGITFYITRYLNQDRFIVKDIQFEDQGKTYHFQERVRAISEEDFRAYFEKAGLRVKKVFGDYHLHDYDAAHSKRMIFLTEK; encoded by the coding sequence ATGGAGAAAGGTAGCGCAAAAGAATGGTTTGACGAATGGTTTGATTCACCTTACTATCACATCCTTTACAAAAACCGTGACCTTAGCGAAGCTAAAGCTTTTGTAGATCGGCTGTGTTCGTTTTTTGGTTGTAGCCCAGCTAAGCATGTGCTGGATCTGGCTTGTGGCAAAGGTCGTTATTCTTTACAACTCAGAGATAGGGGTATGGTAGTAACTGGGGTAGACCTCTCAGCACAGAGCATCGCCTATGCCCGTCAGTTTGAAGATGACTATCTGCATTTTGATGTGCACGACATGCGCAAGGTGTACAAAAAAGATACTTTTGATATTGTGCTCAACCTTTTTACCAGCTTTGGTTACTTCAGTACCAATGAAGAAAACCAACAGGCCATTATTGCTGCCGCCCAGTCTCTCAAGCCAGGAGGCCAGATGCTAATAGATTTTCTAAATACCCCAAAAACTATTAAAGAGCTGGAAGCCGATGATGTCAAGACTATAGAGGGTATTACCTTTTACATTACGCGTTACCTGAACCAGGATCGTTTTATTGTTAAAGATATACAGTTTGAAGATCAGGGAAAGACATATCATTTTCAGGAAAGAGTACGGGCGATTAGCGAAGAGGACTTTCGTGCTTACTTTGAAAAAGCAGGGCTAAGAGTAAAAAAAGTATTTGGCGACTACCACTTACATGATTATGACGCGGCCCATAGTAAGCGAATGATTTTTCTTACCGAGAAATAA
- the mog gene encoding molybdopterin adenylyltransferase, whose translation MDIKIGIINVSDRASKGIYEDIPGKAIVDTLNDYLSSHWEKVYDVIPDEQDQLEARMKKMADEEGCCLIITSGGTGPAKRDVTPEATEAVCQKMMPGFGELMRQVSLQYVPTAILSRQTAGIRNQTLIVNLPGKPKAIRQCLDAVFPAIPYCIDLLVGPYLECNEEVIKPFRPKSS comes from the coding sequence ATGGATATTAAAATCGGAATCATCAATGTATCGGACAGGGCTAGTAAAGGTATATATGAGGATATTCCTGGTAAAGCTATTGTAGATACCCTCAACGACTACCTGTCTTCTCACTGGGAGAAAGTTTATGATGTCATTCCTGACGAACAGGATCAGTTGGAAGCCAGGATGAAAAAAATGGCGGATGAAGAAGGCTGCTGCCTGATTATTACCTCTGGCGGTACCGGCCCTGCCAAAAGGGATGTAACACCTGAAGCTACTGAGGCCGTCTGCCAGAAAATGATGCCGGGCTTTGGAGAACTGATGCGCCAGGTAAGTCTTCAATATGTGCCTACTGCTATACTCTCTCGTCAAACGGCGGGTATTCGTAACCAGACCCTGATTGTGAACCTACCGGGTAAACCCAAAGCAATTCGCCAGTGCCTGGATGCTGTATTTCCTGCTATACCGTATTGCATAGACCTGCTGGTAGGGCCCTATCTGGAGTGCAACGAAGAGGTAATCAAGCCTTTTCGTCCTAAATCTTCCTAA